The following is a genomic window from Flavobacteriales bacterium.
GTGGCGGCGCAGGCGGTGCCGGTGGCGGTGAGCGCGACGTCGAGCAGGGCGGGCTCATCGATGCGGAAGGCGTGGGTGAGGTCGCCGCAGCCGGCCTGGCTGCTCACCGTCACCAGGTAGTCGCCGGCGGGCAGCTGGGCGATCTGCCCGGCGCCGTTCACCTGCGTCTGGCTCAGCAGCACGGTGCCGCCGTCGGTGGCCCAGGTGTAGTCCCAGGGACCCAGGCCGGCGCCCAGCGCGCTGGCGTTGCCGTTGGCCGCACCCTGGCAGGTGACGTCGGTGGCGGTGTGCTGCACCGGCGCGCTGGCATGCACCACGAAGCGGGCGGGGAGCACCGGATCGTTCGCATCGGCGGTGAAGGTGTAGGTGGCGCCTTCAGTGAGGGCCGTGCTCTGCCCGGTCTGGAGGTCCTCCAACACCAGGCAGGTCTGGCCCATGATGCCCAACGCGTCGTGCACACGCAGTGTGTAGCTGCCGGTGACGCCCACGTCGATGGGCACCTCGATGCTGGTGGCGCCGGTGAGCGGGCCCCAGGCGTTGAGCGTCATGTCCTGGCCGTCGCTGGTGCGCGTCATCACCTGCGGGGCCTCGGGGTGGCTGAAGGTGAACTTGACGAGGTCGTGCGTGTCGCCGCTGGTGGGGCCGCCGGTACCGAAGTGCACCAAGGTCTCGTCGAAGAAGGCGTTCATCGCGTTGCTCAGCTCCAGGCGGAACATCGGAGCGGCGCCCTGCTGGCTGCCACCGAAGAGGCCGCCGCCGTTCAGGTCGAGCACCTTGTCGGTCTCCTCCACGGTGACGACGGGGGCGGCGGTGTTGGCCTTCACCCAGAAGCCTTGGAAGCTCTGGATGTTGCCGTTGAGCGAGCCTCCGGGGATGCTGACGCCGAGGCCTTCATCCCACGCGGCGTTGTTGCCGCTCACCGGGTCGAACACATAGTAGAAGTTGTCCACGTTGGTGAGGGCCAGCAGGCTGAAGTCGATGGGGCTGGGCACCGGGTTGCCCACCAGGTTCCAGCCGTCCACCAGGGCGTTGCCCGTGTTGGTGTACGTCACCGGCAGGTTCAGCGGGGTGAGCGCGTTGCGCACGCCGCTCCGCAGGTCGATGGTGAAGGGGCTGGTGGTCACCAGGCCGGTGCCGCTCCAGGCCGCGAAGCCCTGGCCCATGGCCATCACCATGTTGTCGCCCGTGGCGCCGATGAGGCCGTCGATCAGGGCGGCACCACCGTTCGTTTCATCGTAGGTGCGGATGCTCGGCCACAGGATGTTGCTGCCGGGGGGATCGTCGAAGAGCGGGAAGTGGCTGCCCGGGTAGCCGGCCGTGATGAAGTCGTCCTCCAGGCTGCTCAGCTGGTTGTTGTTGGTGGGCGCGCTGATCAAGCGCCAGTTGGTGACCCCGCCGGGCACGTAGCGCTCCATGTCCACCTGACCGGTGAAGCTGGGGCCGGCGCTCATCGGACCGATGCGGCCGGTGCCGGTGGCATCGCTGTGCAGTTCCAGCACACGGGCCGGGTTGCCGATGTTGTTGGCGTTGAAGGTGCCGCCGTTGGTCATGTCCAGTGTGCGGCGGATGCGCAGCAGGCTGCTCGTGAGGGTCACATCGGCGTTGTTGGCCGTGACATCATACAGGTCGTAGGTGCCGCTGCCGCTCATCGTCACCGCGCCGGGGTTGCGGAAGGTGACCGCGCCGGTGCCGATGGTGAAGCTGTTGTTGTTGGTGAGGGCCGTGCCGTAGTGCTCCAGGTTGGTGGTGCCCATCACCACGCTGCCGCCTGCCTCCACATCGAGGTCGTACACCGTCCAGGTGGCGCCGGTGGCCGTCACGGTGTGGCCGTTCTGTACCACGCCGGTGGCGTTCAGGTCGAAAGTGACGGCCGTGGCTGTTCCAGTGCGGGTGGTGCTCCAGGTGGCGGTCGTCTGGTCGCCGTTGGCGCGGGTGTAGTAGATGGGACGGCAGAGATCGCCGCGGACTTCCACATCCTCCAGGGCCCACACCTCGTTCGCCGAGTTGTTCAGCGCGATCGCGCGGAAGGCCACCGTGTTCGTGCCGCCAGGGATATTGATCTGGATGAAGGTGTACCCGTCGGTGGTGCGTGCGCCGCCACCGGCCGGAGCCAAGCTCACGGGCGTACCGGCCGTGGTGCTGGCCGTTCCCGTGCCCGTGCTGTAACCCCAATGGGCGTTGCCGTTCCCGGCCACGGTGATGTCCGCCGTGCCTGGGAATCCTCCGCTGTTGAGGTCCACGAAGAACTGCACATTGTCACCTGCATCAGCACCGTTCCCACCTCCTCCAACGGAGAGGCTGGACATCCTGGCGCGGATCACCACGTTCGAGTAGGCGCTCACGTTCACCGTACCCAGGTCCAAGGTCACGTTGCCGTTGTTCACCTGCCAGCTCTGGGTGCCGCTCAGGATGCGCTGGTTGACGGGGACGTCGGTGCCTCCGGTCGCGGCGCTGATGTTGCCTGCCCCGGCGCTGATCGCCCACGTGTCGCTGCCCAGGCCATCAAAGGCCTGGCGGGCGATCAGCTGGTTGGTGACGAGCTCATTGTCCGTCAGCGTCAGGTTGAAGGAGGAGGGGCTGCCCGCGGTGGCGCTGTTGCCGCCGGCCACGTTCTGGAGTTGGAAGGTGAAGACCTCGTCGCCGTCGCAGGCGCCGTTGTCCGTCAAGGTCACCGTCACCGTCTGGTTGGCGCTGCTGCCGGCGGGGAAGGTCACCGTCTGCGTGGTGTAGTTGCCGATGCGGCTGGCGGTGCCGGCCGTCAGCACCACGTCTGCCGTGGTGGCGTTGATGGCGTCGGGGTTGGTGATGCTCACCGTCAGCGTCGTGCTCACCCCGGTCTCGCTCACCGAGGCCGAGGAACCCGTGAACTGTACGGTGGTGGTGGTGCAGGCGCTCGGCACGTAGAAGTTGTCGAAGCGGGCATTGTCGGTGCCGCTGGTGGCGTGGTTCCACAAGCAACCAATGTTCGGTGCGCTCACGCCGGTATATGTGGCGTCGACAGTAGACCCGCCACTTGTTGCTGCCACAAGTGGATCACCAAAAGGGCCTGCTGCCCCGTTGTCCGTGTAGAAAAGCTGCCATCCATCGGTCAGAGGGTTATACACGACCCGCACATCCAAGTAGTTGTTGGTGACGTTCGGCCCGGTGATGATGGTCGTTAGATTCGAGTTCGCGTCAAGTCCACCCGTGTACCGCACAAGCCTCAACGGGTCAGGAGTGCCTGTATTTCCAAGCACAACGGCATAGCCGTCACCCAACGTGAAGTCGGCATTCGTGCCCGCTATGACCACGGCCACTCCGTAGTTGCCTGCATCGAAGCCCGAAGGAGCCGTGCGGGACTGACGCATGTTGAACGCCCACGTCATGTTGCATGTGTTGTTCGTCAGCGTCGTGTTGTACGTCCCGGGGGTCGTCTGGGCGACGAAATCCCGGCCTGAGGTCGTACCTCCCATCAGCAGCTCGTTGCTGGAGACCTGGCAACTGCTCGTGCCACTGCTCTCTGTCTCGGTCCACCCGCCGCCCACCGTGGTGTTGTTGGCGCGGTTGAAGTTGTCCACCAGCACCTGCGCGGCCAATGGTCCGGCGAGCAAAGTGGACAAAGAGGTGAACAAGAGGGAACGGAGAGTAGCGTAACGCTGGGCCATGGGGCGTTGGGTTGGGCGTAAGGGCACTGGGCCGGAGGGTTTTCCGGACCGTGCAAACCTACCAAAAGCCCCCGCGCGGCCAAGGGGTGTGTGGGGGCGACTTATCAACGTCCGTCCGGCGATGGTGCGGGGCAACCTACCGGGTGCCGGGTCGTCTACCGAGCATGCGTGCGCGCTACTTCGCTTCCGTGCTGATCACGGGGTTCCTCTGGGCCCCGCTGCACGCCCAGATCACCACGGTGTTCACGGAGACCTTCGAGACCAACGGCCAGTACAGCCTTTCGCCGGACTGGGTGTGGGACGGCAACGCGCCGGTGGCCCGTCCCGCGTGCACCGGGGGGGGATGGTCCGCGAAGAAGGACGTGCACGGGCCCAACGACACCTTCTGGGGGGGCTTCGGTGCGCGCTGGATGTTCCATCCGCTGCCGGTGGACCCGCTGGCCCTGTACGACGTCAGCCTGCAGGCCGAACTGGTGGGGCCCTGGGGCGACTCGGTGAGCGTGTACGCGATGGTGTTGTGGTGGGACACCCTACAGGGCAACCCCTGGCTGGGCGGGGGCGGCGACTTCACCCATGTCTTCGGCTGCACCCCGGCGGGCCAGGGGTTCTACCTACCGCCGGCCGGGCCGCCCGGAAGCCAGCTCGGTGTCCTGATCTACGCGTTCACGTGGAGCAACGTGCAGATGGCCATCGACCAGGTGGTGGTGCGCAAGAAACCGTGGAAGGCGCAGTTCTCGGGCTCGATGATGCTGGCGGGGCCCTACGATCCCCTGACGCAGACCATGAGCGACGCGCTGCGGCAGCAGGGGCTCATCCCGCTCACCGAGCCCTACAGCGCGCTCGGCTGGCCGCAGGCCAGCGGCGGGGGCGGGGAGACCACGACCACCGCCGTGCTGAACGCGCAGTACGCCGGTGGTCGCGTGGTGGACTGGGTGCGGTTGGAGCTGCGGAAATTCAACGACCCCACCGTGCTGATGGCCACGCGGCAGGCGCTGCTGTTGCAGAACGGGTCGGTGATCACCGGGGCCGGCAGCCCATCGGTGCTTTTCGACATCGCGCCGGGCAACTACTACGTGGCGGTGCGCCACCGCAACCACTTGGCGGCCATGACGGCCTCGTCCTACACGGTGACCTATCCCGGCGGCGGGATCTGGACCTATCCGTTCGACCTGGTGAACTGGCCGACGTACGGCAGCAACGCGCGGCAGATCCAGGGCAACAAGGCGCTGCTCTGGCCTGGGAACGCGAACCCCGACGGTGCGCTCAAGTATGCGGGAAGCGCCAACGACCGCGATCGGATGCTGGTGGCCGTGGGGGGCAATACGCCCACGAACACCATCACGGGATATCACCTAGAGGATGTGAACCTGGACGGCGTGGTGAAGTACACCGGCGCTGTGAACGACCGCGATCGCCTGTTGCTGGCCCTTCCGGGTCAGGTGCCCACGGCCACACGGGTGCAGCAGCTGCCCTGAGCCTGCGGCCGAGGCCGCAGGAGCAAGCCGGCCGCGCCCTTTACGCGGTTGAAGGTGGCAGCCTGCGCAGCAGCAGGAAGCCGATGCCCCCGGCCAGTAATGAGGCCAGCAGGATGCCGAGCTTGGCCTCTTCCCGCAGAAGTGGATCGGTGAAGGCCAGTTCGTTCACGAAGAGGGACATGGTGAAGCCGATGCCGGCCAGAAAACCCATGCCCACCAGGTGCGCCCGGGAGATGCCGGTCCCCAGGCGCCCCACGCCGAGGCGCACCAGCAACAGCACCATGAGCACGATGCCCAGGGGTTTGCCCAACGCCAGGCCGATGCCCACACCGAGGGCCACGGGCGAGGTGAGGGCCCCGAGCGGATCGTCGGGCAGTTCCACCCCGGCGTTGGCCAGGGCGAAGAGCGGCATCACGCCGAAGGCGACCAGCGGATGCAGGGCCTTCTCCAGGCGCTGGAGCGGGGTGGCGGCCCGTTCGCAGTCGGCCTCGATGTGCCGGATCACTTCCAGCTGGTCTTCGCTGAGGGTGGGCTTGCCGTTGGGCTCCAGGTCGGCGAAGGCGGCGATGTGCCTTTTGATGCGGGCCACGAAGGCGGGCTCGTCCATGCGCGTTTCGGCCGGGATGGTGAAGGCCGCGAGCACACCGGCGATGGTGGCGTGGATGCCGCTGAGCAGGAAGGCGGTCCACATGCCGGCGATGCCGAACACCGCATAGAACCAGGGGTTGCGCACGCCCAGGCGGTTGCCGCCCCACAGCACGGCCAGGAAGGCCATGCCGATCAACAGGTTGTCCAGGCTCAGTTCGCTGGTGTAGAAGAAGGCGATGACGAGCACGGCGCCCAGGTCGTCGGCGATGGCCAGGGTGGTGAGGAAGACCTTGAGGCTCGTGGGCACGCGGTCGCCCAGCAGGCTCATCACGCCCACCGCGAACGCGATGTCCGTGGCCATGGGGATGCCCCATCCGGCGTGTGCGTCGCCGCTGTGGTTGAAGGCCAGGTAGAGCGCAGCGGGCACCAGCATGCCACCGAGCCCGGCGGCCACCGGCAGCAGGGCATCGCGCGGGCGGCTGAGCTCGCCGCCCACCACCTCGCGCTTCAGTTCCAGTCCGACCACGAAAAAGAAGAGGGCCATCAGACCGTCGTTGATCCAGTGGTGCAGGGTGCCGCGCAGCGTCAGCTCGTCGAAGGTGAGCGTGACGGTGTGCTCCCAGAGGTGGTGATATCCCTCCTTCCAGGGGCCATTGGCCCAGACCAGAGCGACCACCGCCGAAGCGAACAGCAGGATGCCCCCGGTGCTCTGGTGGTGCAGGAAGTCCGCGAAGGCGCGGCGGCGACGGGAGCCGGCTTCCAGATGCATGGGCGGGGTCAGCGGTACTGGCGGTGCTTGTGCTTGCGGCGCGTGTGGCGGCGCTGGAGGTACACGCCCACCAGGACGAGGGCGAGGACGGCGAAAAGGGGCCAGAGGAGTCGCATGACCACGGCGTGTTGAACGGCCAAGATAGGCCACGCACCACCCATCAGGCGACCACGCGCACCGGCCGCTTGCGCAGGATCAGCAGCACCAGCAGCGGCAACAGCAGCAGTTCGCTGAGCAGGGCCACGCCGAGGGTGATGCTGATGAGCAGGCCCATGTAGTGCACGCTGGCGAAGTCGGAGGCGATGAGGGTGATGAAGCCGGCGCAGAGCATCAGGCTCATCACGATCACGGCCTTGCCGCCGCTGAGGTAGGTGCGCTTCATGGCGTAGGGCAGCCCACGCCCCTTGGCCAGCTCGATCCGCAGCTTGCCCAGCAGGTGGATGGTGTCGTCCACCGCGATGCCGAAGGCGTTGCTGAAGATGATGGCGGTGCTCACCTTGAGGTCGATGCCCACCAGGCCCATGAGGCCGGCGATGAACACCATGGGCAGCACGTTCGGCAGCAGGGCGATGAGCACCATGCGCGGTTCACGGAACAGGAAGGTCATGATGGCGGCGATGAGCAGGAAGCTGATGCCGAGGCTCAGCAGCATCTGTTCGCTGAGCCGTTCGTTGTTGCGGTCGATCAGGAAGGCCATGCCGGTCTGGTGGAAGTCCACTGCCGGAGCAGGTCCCAGTCCCTTCACCAGGCCGTCGAGCGCGGCGTTCTTCAGGCGGTGGGCGGCGCCGCCCTCGTCCACCATGCGACCGCTCATGCGGCCCGTGAGGCCATCGGCGGAGGCGATGGTGGCCAGCCCCTGGCGGCCCAGGAGGGTACGGGCCAGACGCGCGGCGCGCTGGGTGTCGGCCGGGTCGTCCGGCAGGCGGTACCACGCTGGGTCGCCGCCGTTCAGGGCCATGTTGGCCGCACGCACCACCGTCACCGGGCTGGTGATGTGGCGCACGCCGTAGGTGCGTTCCAGGTGGTCCTGCACGATGGCCGTGCGGTGCAGCACCGCGGGATCCCAAACGCTCAGTGCCGTGTCGCGCACGGCGATCTCCAGGTCGAAGGGGCGCACCCCGCCGAACTGCCGCTCGAACCAAAGAAAACCCTGCTTCTGTGGGTCGCTGTCGGGCAGGTCCTCCAGCAGGAAGTTGTTCACCGTGATGCGCGGGATCAGCAAAGCGCAGCAAAGGGTGACAGCGCCCGCACCGAGCAGGATGGCGCGCCGCCGCCCGAGCACCGTCTGCAGCAGGGCATGCACCACCCGGTCCCATAGCGAGGCCCGCACGGTGCGCTCGGCGGGCACAGGTGTGGGCAGCAACAGCAATACGGCAGGCAGAAGGGTGAAGGCCAGTGCATAGGCCAGGAAGACGCCCATGGCCGTGAACAACCCGAACTCGCTCATGGGTCGGATCCCGCTCGTGACCAGCGTGGCGTATCCGATGGCCGTGGTGAGCATGGTGATGAAGGTGCTAAGGCCCACCTCATCGAAGGTGATGGCAAGGGCGCGGGACTTCGGATGCCCGTCGCGCAGGGCCTCGATATAGCGCTCGATGATGTGCACGGAATCGCTCATGCCGACCACGAACAGGATGGTGGGCAGCAGCATCGTGAGGATGCTGAGCGGCTTACCGAAGGCGGTCATGAGCGCTACCTGCCAGAGCACCGTGAGGGCCACGACGCTGATGGGGGCGATCACGCCCCAGGTGGTGCGGAACGCAATGGACAGGAAGATGACCAGCAGCACGGCCGAGGCCAGCATGAAGGTGATGAGCTCACGCGTCATCAGTCCGATGTAATGTCGTTGGCCATGGATACGCCCGGCGATCCTCACCTCGGGCAGGCCGCTGGCGTCCACGGCGGCCTCGATGCGGTTGAGGAGGCTGTCGCTGCGGGCCTTGCTGAGGCCCTGCTCGGTATGCATCACGAGCAGCAGCGCATCACCCCGGTCGTTCACCAGTGGGCGGGCCACGGGGTCCAGGCGCAGGCGGGTGCTGTCCGCGGCCAGCGTGCTGTCGTGGTCGAGGCGCAGCACGGGCACCTCGAACACCCCGGCCGGCGTCCAGCGCGGCATGCTGAGGCGGGTGGGCGACACCACGCGGCGTACATCGGGCAGGGTGGCCAGGCGGCCGGCGAGGCTGTCGGCGCGCCGCAGCACGTGGAGGTCGAACACCGACGGCCGGTGGCCGATGCCGAAGAGCACGTATTCGTTGTCGTGCCCGAAGCGGTCCCGGAAGGCCAGGTAGCGGTCCAGTTCGGGGTCGTCCGTGGGGAAGAACTTCTCGAAGTCGTAGTCGACGCGGACGTGGCGCAGGGCGAGGAGCGCCGGCACGGTGAGCAGCACCAGCAGCGCGAGCGCCAGGCGGGCGTTGCGGCGCGTGAGCAGCCGTTCGATGCGGTGGAGCCGCCGCTGGCGCCGGTCCATGAACAGGGGGCTGGGGATGGGGTGCGGCAAAGGTGGGGGCTGGCCGCATTCGGTGCGGCTACCTTTGGAGGCCGATGGACAACAGGTTGGTGCGCGCCCTTGTTCTGATGCTCGGGCTGGGGACGGCGGCGGTGGCCTCGGCGGGCAAGCTGGAGAAGGCGTTCGAGGCGCTGAAGGTGTACAACTACTTCCTGGCCCGGCAGCTCTTCCAAGGCCGGCTGGCCAAGGAACCGGCGGCGGCCTGGTACGGGTTGAGCGTGATCGCCGGTCGGGCGGACAACCCGTTCCATCAACCGGATTCGGCCTACACGTACCTGGTGCGCGCCGAGGCGGCCTTCGCGTTGAGCGACGAGCGCACGCGGGAGCGGATCAAGCCGCTGGGGGTCGACACGGAGGCGCTGGCCGCTCAGCGCGCCTTTCTTCACGGGCTGGCGTGGGACCTGGCCCGGTCCACCAACACCCTGGAGGGCTATGGCCGGTTCCTCGATCGGTATCCCACCGCCCAGCAGGCCGCCGATGCTCGAGCGGTGCGCGATCACCTGGCTTTCCAACAGGCCCGTGAGCGCAACACGGCGTCGGCCTACCGCGCGTTCCTGGACGCCTATCCGGGTGCGCGGCAGGTGTACGAGGCGCGTGGGCGGCTGGAGGAGGCCGTGTTCCGCGAGGCCACCGCGGACAGCAGCATCGGCTCCTACACCCTGTTCATCGAGGAGCACGGCGAGAGCGCGTATGTGAAGCAGGCCGAGGACGCGGTCTACCGGCTGAGCACACCGCGCCGCACGCGCGACGAGCTGCGCCGGTTCATCGCTGCATTCCCGAAGAACCACCGCGTGCCCGATGCCTGGCGCGAGCTGTACGCCACGTACGCCCGTGACCTGGACGCCGCGGCCATCACACGCTTCCTGCAGGAGAACCCGGACTACCCCTTCATCCAGGAACTGAGCGAGGACTACCGCGTGGCCAGCCTGGTGTTGCTGCCCTTCCGCCGCGATGGTCTCTGGGGATTCATCGATGAGCAGGGCATGGAGCGCATCAAGGCCGAGTATGAGTGGGTGGAGCCCTTCCACAACGGGCAGGCGTTGGTGGGCCGGGCGGGGCGCACGGGCACGGTGAACAAGAGCGGTGAGGAGGTGATCCCCGTGGAGCACGATGATGTGTCCGAATACAGCGAAGGCCTGGCGGTGGTGGAGCGCGCGGGCAAGGTGGGGGTGATGGACCGCACCGGCACGCTGGTGGTGCCCATGCGGTTCGAGGAGGTGGGCGAGCACCACGAAGGGCTCGCGTACGCCGCCCTGGACGGGCGCTACGGCTACATCGATGCGCGGGGCCATACGGCCATCCCCTTCTCCTTCGATCGGGCGGGCACCTTCCACAATGGCCTGGCAGTGGTGGAGCGGGATGGTCGAAGCGGCGCTGTCGATATGCGCGGCCAGGTGGTGGTGCCCTTCGTCCACGACTGGATCGAGGGCTTCGACCGCGGGGTCTCGCGCGTGCGTCGCGATGGGCGCATGGGCCTCATCGGGCCGTTCGGCGACACGGTGCTGGCCCCGGTGCACGCACACGTCGGCAGCTTCGTCGGCGGGCCCGCTTTGGTGGTCGATGGCGACCGTTGCGGCTATGTGGACAGGCCAGGACGGTGGGTGGTGGCCCAGGAGCTCGAGGCCGCTGAGGGTGTCATCAGCTGGGGTGAGTTCCGCGACGGTGTCGCCGAGGTGCAGGTGAAAGGCAAGCGCGGGGCCATCGACACCACAGGACGTTCCATCATTCCCGCGCTGTACGTGGACGTGGGCGCGTATGCCGGCGGCCTCATCGCCGTGAAGAAGAAGACCAAGTGGGCGTACGCGGACCGCTCGCACAAGCTGGTGACGGAGGCGAAGTACGATCAGGCCTGGCCGCTGGTGCAGGGCTTGGGGCGTGTAGTGGTGGAGAACCGCTGGGGCGCGATCGACAGCGCGGGCCGTGAGGTGATCCCGCCACGCTACGAGGCGCTGACCGATGCCGTGCACGGGATGCTGGTGGCCCGGGAGGGTGGCCGCAGCGGCGCGGTGAGCGGAAAGGGCGCGGTGCTCGTCCCCTTCGAGTTCGAGCAGGTCGAACCCCTCGCCGCCGACCTGGTGCGTGTGGAAC
Proteins encoded in this region:
- a CDS encoding WG repeat-containing protein; this translates as MDNRLVRALVLMLGLGTAAVASAGKLEKAFEALKVYNYFLARQLFQGRLAKEPAAAWYGLSVIAGRADNPFHQPDSAYTYLVRAEAAFALSDERTRERIKPLGVDTEALAAQRAFLHGLAWDLARSTNTLEGYGRFLDRYPTAQQAADARAVRDHLAFQQARERNTASAYRAFLDAYPGARQVYEARGRLEEAVFREATADSSIGSYTLFIEEHGESAYVKQAEDAVYRLSTPRRTRDELRRFIAAFPKNHRVPDAWRELYATYARDLDAAAITRFLQENPDYPFIQELSEDYRVASLVLLPFRRDGLWGFIDEQGMERIKAEYEWVEPFHNGQALVGRAGRTGTVNKSGEEVIPVEHDDVSEYSEGLAVVERAGKVGVMDRTGTLVVPMRFEEVGEHHEGLAYAALDGRYGYIDARGHTAIPFSFDRAGTFHNGLAVVERDGRSGAVDMRGQVVVPFVHDWIEGFDRGVSRVRRDGRMGLIGPFGDTVLAPVHAHVGSFVGGPALVVDGDRCGYVDRPGRWVVAQELEAAEGVISWGEFRDGVAEVQVKGKRGAIDTTGRSIIPALYVDVGAYAGGLIAVKKKTKWAYADRSHKLVTEAKYDQAWPLVQGLGRVVVENRWGAIDSAGREVIPPRYEALTDAVHGMLVAREGGRSGAVSGKGAVLVPFEFEQVEPLAADLVRVERAGRMAYFKPSAGRMIWKEEGFDVPASPQ
- a CDS encoding MMPL family transporter; this encodes MDRRQRRLHRIERLLTRRNARLALALLVLLTVPALLALRHVRVDYDFEKFFPTDDPELDRYLAFRDRFGHDNEYVLFGIGHRPSVFDLHVLRRADSLAGRLATLPDVRRVVSPTRLSMPRWTPAGVFEVPVLRLDHDSTLAADSTRLRLDPVARPLVNDRGDALLLVMHTEQGLSKARSDSLLNRIEAAVDASGLPEVRIAGRIHGQRHYIGLMTRELITFMLASAVLLVIFLSIAFRTTWGVIAPISVVALTVLWQVALMTAFGKPLSILTMLLPTILFVVGMSDSVHIIERYIEALRDGHPKSRALAITFDEVGLSTFITMLTTAIGYATLVTSGIRPMSEFGLFTAMGVFLAYALAFTLLPAVLLLLPTPVPAERTVRASLWDRVVHALLQTVLGRRRAILLGAGAVTLCCALLIPRITVNNFLLEDLPDSDPQKQGFLWFERQFGGVRPFDLEIAVRDTALSVWDPAVLHRTAIVQDHLERTYGVRHITSPVTVVRAANMALNGGDPAWYRLPDDPADTQRAARLARTLLGRQGLATIASADGLTGRMSGRMVDEGGAAHRLKNAALDGLVKGLGPAPAVDFHQTGMAFLIDRNNERLSEQMLLSLGISFLLIAAIMTFLFREPRMVLIALLPNVLPMVFIAGLMGLVGIDLKVSTAIIFSNAFGIAVDDTIHLLGKLRIELAKGRGLPYAMKRTYLSGGKAVIVMSLMLCAGFITLIASDFASVHYMGLLISITLGVALLSELLLLPLLVLLILRKRPVRVVA
- the nhaA gene encoding Na+/H+ antiporter NhaA, with translation MHLEAGSRRRRAFADFLHHQSTGGILLFASAVVALVWANGPWKEGYHHLWEHTVTLTFDELTLRGTLHHWINDGLMALFFFVVGLELKREVVGGELSRPRDALLPVAAGLGGMLVPAALYLAFNHSGDAHAGWGIPMATDIAFAVGVMSLLGDRVPTSLKVFLTTLAIADDLGAVLVIAFFYTSELSLDNLLIGMAFLAVLWGGNRLGVRNPWFYAVFGIAGMWTAFLLSGIHATIAGVLAAFTIPAETRMDEPAFVARIKRHIAAFADLEPNGKPTLSEDQLEVIRHIEADCERAATPLQRLEKALHPLVAFGVMPLFALANAGVELPDDPLGALTSPVALGVGIGLALGKPLGIVLMVLLLVRLGVGRLGTGISRAHLVGMGFLAGIGFTMSLFVNELAFTDPLLREEAKLGILLASLLAGGIGFLLLRRLPPSTA
- a CDS encoding PKD domain-containing protein, producing the protein MAQRYATLRSLLFTSLSTLLAGPLAAQVLVDNFNRANNTTVGGGWTETESSGTSSCQVSSNELLMGGTTSGRDFVAQTTPGTYNTTLTNNTCNMTWAFNMRQSRTAPSGFDAGNYGVAVVIAGTNADFTLGDGYAVVLGNTGTPDPLRLVRYTGGLDANSNLTTIITGPNVTNNYLDVRVVYNPLTDGWQLFYTDNGAAGPFGDPLVAATSGGSTVDATYTGVSAPNIGCLWNHATSGTDNARFDNFYVPSACTTTTVQFTGSSASVSETGVSTTLTVSITNPDAINATTADVVLTAGTASRIGNYTTQTVTFPAGSSANQTVTVTLTDNGACDGDEVFTFQLQNVAGGNSATAGSPSSFNLTLTDNELVTNQLIARQAFDGLGSDTWAISAGAGNISAATGGTDVPVNQRILSGTQSWQVNNGNVTLDLGTVNVSAYSNVVIRARMSSLSVGGGGNGADAGDNVQFFVDLNSGGFPGTADITVAGNGNAHWGYSTGTGTASTTAGTPVSLAPAGGGARTTDGYTFIQINIPGGTNTVAFRAIALNNSANEVWALEDVEVRGDLCRPIYYTRANGDQTTATWSTTRTGTATAVTFDLNATGVVQNGHTVTATGATWTVYDLDVEAGGSVVMGTTNLEHYGTALTNNNSFTIGTGAVTFRNPGAVTMSGSGTYDLYDVTANNADVTLTSSLLRIRRTLDMTNGGTFNANNIGNPARVLELHSDATGTGRIGPMSAGPSFTGQVDMERYVPGGVTNWRLISAPTNNNQLSSLEDDFITAGYPGSHFPLFDDPPGSNILWPSIRTYDETNGGAALIDGLIGATGDNMVMAMGQGFAAWSGTGLVTTSPFTIDLRSGVRNALTPLNLPVTYTNTGNALVDGWNLVGNPVPSPIDFSLLALTNVDNFYYVFDPVSGNNAAWDEGLGVSIPGGSLNGNIQSFQGFWVKANTAAPVVTVEETDKVLDLNGGGLFGGSQQGAAPMFRLELSNAMNAFFDETLVHFGTGGPTSGDTHDLVKFTFSHPEAPQVMTRTSDGQDMTLNAWGPLTGATSIEVPIDVGVTGSYTLRVHDALGIMGQTCLVLEDLQTGQSTALTEGATYTFTADANDPVLPARFVVHASAPVQHTATDVTCQGAANGNASALGAGLGPWDYTWATDGGTVLLSQTQVNGAGQIAQLPAGDYLVTVSSQAGCGDLTHAFRIDEPALLDVALTATGTACAATTDGAVDLTVMGGTGPYTFAWDNGATSEDIANVAAGTYTVTVTDANGCTTAPLQATVATGNGPNAAFLPSTTSTFTGEPVEFFNLSTWGAQVNWDFGDGTGSTDTEPTHTYTVPGVYTVTLTVTLDGCTAVSTQEVVVDVNTGIAPVADDLARVWLDDQHVVVDLQQQRADEVVITVLDGAGRVVAERRARMSSTRERIPVDHVAGGVILVRLLTADQGRTYKLPLAR